The following nucleotide sequence is from Psilocybe cubensis strain MGC-MH-2018 chromosome 13, whole genome shotgun sequence.
AGTACGTTCTTCCCctatctttcttttcttgtatTGACTATCTATCGGATAGAACCTCTCCCGGACCCATCTAAATTCACGCAACGCGAAGGAGAACCAGACAAGCACGCGCGTCGGCGGAAACACGCGGACATGGAGGCAGAGTTCAACGCTGTCACATGTGTCGCGGTGTACATGCTCCTCATGTCCTTTTCGCAAAAGGGCATTGACAAACTGCGCAACTTCCAGGAACACATGAGTATGCGTTTCCCAGAGGGCGACTTTGTGGTCAGTGAGGGGTTTGGTGAAGGTGTGTGTCTTGGGGGCGTTGGGTGTGAGGGAATGGTGCTGATTTTTTTAAATAGCGCTCAATTGGTTCAGAGAACATTTTATCAAGTGTAATGAGCGTGCGGAGCTTGTGAAAACGTGGCTACCTGTCACTTACGATGGACCAAAGAGCTACCTCGATCAGCTGGTTTACGACCGTGCGCTTATTCTCGTGCGTATCTCTTGTCATATTTTCTGTAATTTCGCTCATGtttgttccttttgttcatatATACTCTGTGCTCTCGACATGTAGAGCCGGACAGCTGCTAGGAAAGAACTACTCGACCAGATGACGACCCCGGACGAATGCGAAAAGCTATACGAGGAGTCGCTGTGGTGCTTGTATGCGCTGCAGGACAATCTTTTGCAGAGCGGAAATCCATTTATGGACGAGGATCGCGAGACGATAGCTACTTGTCGGTCCCTTTCATGTTGTTCTGTTTTGACTGGTTTGATAATTGATAACAATTTAGGGATCAAGCGGACGAAGCTGCGCCTCGTGCGGTGTCGTGCTCGTATGGCGATGAACCACCACGACAGGGTAAACGATGCGCGTGCGGACCATAATCTTGCGGATGTGATGCGTATCCCGGCGCCGTGGGATGCGAAGCCGACACCCAAGGGCAGTCCGTTGCACGTTAATACAACGCTGTCGTGATtatctttttctcttctttttacTGGTTGTGTGTTTTCTTTATCTGTGTTCTGTTTTTTGATTTCGGTTCTCATTCCTCCGGTCTTGTACTTTATCACGATAGATGTCTTGTTTTGCCCCGCCTCGTTAGAGGCAAGGTGGAACATCGTCACTGCTACTTACTTGCCTCGttcctcttctttcatttttcatCCCCTATTACCCCAAAGCCTCCAAGCTCTTCTTTTATCTATTTACCACCTGCATTACTTTTGATATCTGGAACGAACATTCACATCCACATTTCTCtacccttccctttccccaTTCATTGTCAACCAATCAAATCACTATCACTGTACTCTGTACTGCTCTGTTTTGAATAATCTTTAACACCAcatcctttttttgcttgtctGTATTATTAGTAGCCCTGCATTCTTATCACTTGTTTGTACGATTTTGTAATTTTTTGAGCATCTTTCCCTGTGTTGTATTACTTTTATTAGAACAAGGTGTATTGATTTTCTCAAGTGAACGATGGTTGGAAAGGTTACAGCTTAAAAATCAAATGTCTTGTTGAGATCTTCATGCAGGAGCTGCTTCATCCCTGGAGGGAGGCGGGGTTCATCTCCGTCAGCAATGTACCCTAGTTAGTTGAGGATGAGATTTAACTAATAGTTGACAACTAGATATTGACGTACTAAATGGCATCTCGACGGATTCTTTCGCGTTAAATCGGATTGTGGGGTGATCCTGGCAGGGATATCACGCTATTCCTTCATGGTGAAGGAGAGAATGTGCTTGACTTACGATGTAAGGTATCTCTTTCAGAGGGATTTTATCGTGAACGACAAGCTTGGTAACGCCGAGTGCAGTGTCTGTCGTCATTTGCACGGGTCCTAGGTGGCGAGTGGGGAATCCACGAACCCGTAGCTCAGAGGTACGGTCGCGCGGTGGGTCGTCGCCTTGCAAATACGTGTTAGACGTTCAGTCGATCTCGAAAAGAATGATTGCCCACCAAGAATACCCTGTTTTCTCCGACACAGGTACATGAGCTCTCGTAGCTTAACGGATGTGAATCACGGAACGAGGACATACCCCGAACAAAAACCATTCAAATCGACCGTCGCCGTCCTCTGGCGCAAGTTCGCTTTCGGCTTTGGGATCGAGTAAGCAGACTTTGTCGAGAGGGATGCCCTGGGTTTCCATAAGGCGCATGATGCCGTCCCTGTGCGCGGAGACCTTGGATAGGCTGGGATCGGAGGCGGCACTGAATGCATTGGAAAGAAAGTCGCAGGATGACTTGGAGAGAGACGTGAATTGGACGTGGCCTTCTGGACCAGCGAGCATGCGCATGTGCTGCAAAATACGCATTATTATCGTCAAAAATTATTTTAATTGAAGATATTGGTATACCGCGTATTCGAGTTCAACCCAAGGTGGAATCGCCTTCGTGGTctcctcatcgtcctccATATGTTCTGCGTTGTATTGATTGCTCGTTTTAGAGCGTATGTACACAGAAGACAGAGATCGGTATATGTTGCGGACCTATCACGTATGTGAATGCCATTGTAGTCGTAGATTATGGGCAGCT
It contains:
- a CDS encoding Protein arginine N-methyltransferase SFM1; this encodes MEDDEETTKAIPPWVELEYAHMRMLAGPEGHVQFTSLSKSSCDFLSNAFSAASDPSLSKVSAHRDGIMRLMETQGIPLDKVCLLDPKAESELAPEDGDGRFEWFLFGVCPRDDPPRDRTSELRVRGFPTRHLGPVQMTTDTALGVTKLVVHDKIPLKEIPYIDHPTIRFNAKESVEMPFRYIADGDEPRLPPGMKQLLHEDLNKTFDF